The proteins below come from a single Staphylococcus sp. MI 10-1553 genomic window:
- the csoR gene encoding copper-sensing transcriptional repressor CsoR: protein MTEQAHHSEEIKRNLKSRLNRIEGQVKAINRMIDEDVYCDDVLTQIRATRSALNSVASRLLDHHMKGCIMHKIEEGHQDEAMEELLVTFQKLMKD, encoded by the coding sequence ATGACTGAACAAGCACATCATTCTGAAGAAATTAAGCGTAACTTGAAGTCGCGTTTGAATCGTATTGAAGGCCAAGTGAAAGCAATCAACCGTATGATAGATGAAGATGTCTATTGTGATGACGTGTTGACACAAATTAGAGCGACACGTTCGGCTTTAAACAGTGTGGCATCGCGTTTATTAGATCATCATATGAAAGGTTGTATTATGCATAAGATTGAAGAGGGTCATCAAGACGAAGCGATGGAAGAATTATTGGTGACGTTTCAAAAACTCATGAAAGATTAG
- the thiD gene encoding bifunctional hydroxymethylpyrimidine kinase/phosphomethylpyrimidine kinase — translation MEKPKIALTIAGTDPSGGAGAMADLKSFHSCGVYGMAAVTSIVAQNSMGVQHIHNLEASWLEEQLDSVFNDEMPHALKTGMIPTPEMMEVIASYLKKINIPYVIDPVMVAKSGDSLMDQKVRNRLKETLLPYADVATPNVPEAEEIAGVTIDSVEKIHQVGRFFIHDIGSKGVIIKGGHLEGDAIDHLFTQDGHYEFKSERFPTQHTHGTGCTFSAVITAELAKGKTVYDAVAKAKKYISLAIQHTPEIGKGRGPVNHFAYEKLNGWD, via the coding sequence ATGGAAAAACCAAAAATTGCGCTAACGATTGCAGGTACAGATCCAAGTGGTGGTGCAGGAGCAATGGCAGACTTGAAATCTTTTCATTCTTGTGGTGTCTATGGCATGGCTGCAGTGACAAGTATCGTGGCTCAAAATTCAATGGGTGTGCAACATATTCATAATTTAGAAGCAAGTTGGTTAGAAGAGCAATTAGACAGTGTCTTTAATGACGAAATGCCGCATGCGTTGAAGACAGGTATGATTCCGACGCCAGAAATGATGGAAGTGATTGCATCATATTTGAAAAAGATTAATATCCCATATGTGATTGACCCAGTCATGGTCGCTAAAAGTGGTGATTCTTTAATGGATCAAAAAGTGCGTAACCGTCTTAAAGAAACACTGTTACCTTATGCAGATGTGGCAACACCTAATGTCCCAGAAGCTGAAGAAATCGCTGGTGTCACAATCGATTCGGTTGAAAAAATCCATCAAGTTGGCCGTTTTTTTATTCATGATATTGGTTCAAAAGGGGTCATTATTAAAGGTGGCCATCTAGAAGGAGATGCCATCGATCATTTATTTACGCAAGATGGTCATTATGAGTTTAAAAGCGAGCGTTTTCCAACTCAACATACACACGGCACGGGTTGCACATTTTCAGCCGTCATTACAGCAGAATTAGCTAAAGGAAAAACAGTTTATGACGCGGTAGCCAAAGCAAAAAAATACATTTCATTAGCGATTCAACACACACCAGAAATTGGTAAAGGTCGAGGTCCAGTGAATCACTTTGCATATGAAAAATTAAATGGGTGGGATTAA
- a CDS encoding single-stranded DNA-binding protein, whose amino-acid sequence MNNINHFQAVGIINRPPSFYEKEESYFVTFTVAVTREYLSKNQKPITDYLNCKAFGNIALQIHENIHEGTTVAISGQIQTRRYIHNDEKRYATELLVSQISPIGTVTIESNKDEFNDE is encoded by the coding sequence GTGAACAACATTAACCATTTTCAAGCAGTAGGTATCATTAACCGCCCGCCCAGTTTTTACGAAAAAGAAGAGAGTTACTTTGTTACCTTTACCGTTGCTGTCACGCGAGAGTATTTAAGTAAAAACCAAAAGCCCATCACTGATTACTTAAATTGTAAAGCGTTCGGTAACATTGCTCTTCAAATTCATGAAAACATCCATGAGGGGACAACTGTAGCCATAAGCGGGCAAATCCAAACCAGACGTTACATCCATAATGATGAAAAACGTTATGCTACAGAATTACTCGTTTCACAAATCTCTCCAATTGGTACAGTAACGATAGAGTCAAACAAAGATGAGTTCAACGATGAATAG
- the yidC gene encoding membrane protein insertase YidC, with translation MKNKALMTMLAGVVLLLAGCDYSKPSNRDGFFFNTFVQPMDRLIHWLGDHLNNNYGLAIIIIVLVVRIVLLPFMLSNYKNMHMMREKMKIAKPEITEAQEKVKRARTQEDKMAANQEMMQVYKKYNMNPMASMLGCLPLILQMPIIMGLFFVLKYPSGGGITKYSDFLWFHLDKPDIWITIIAGVLYFIQAYVSSFNMPQEQRQMGYMMMIISPIMIVWISFSSAAALGLYWLVSAAFLVVQTYIANVVYGKKAKEEVAPLIKKFEAEKNGNKTGKNTQVVSKKNKKK, from the coding sequence ATGAAGAACAAAGCGTTAATGACAATGCTTGCAGGTGTAGTTTTACTTCTAGCGGGTTGTGACTATAGTAAGCCGAGTAATCGAGACGGATTCTTTTTTAATACGTTTGTTCAACCAATGGACAGATTGATTCACTGGTTAGGGGATCATTTAAATAATAACTATGGTTTAGCGATTATTATCATCGTATTGGTTGTACGTATCGTCTTATTACCTTTCATGTTATCAAACTATAAAAACATGCACATGATGCGTGAAAAAATGAAAATTGCGAAACCTGAAATTACAGAAGCGCAAGAAAAAGTAAAACGCGCACGTACACAAGAAGACAAAATGGCAGCGAACCAAGAAATGATGCAAGTATACAAAAAATACAACATGAATCCAATGGCAAGTATGTTAGGCTGTTTACCGCTTATACTTCAAATGCCAATCATCATGGGATTATTCTTCGTCTTAAAATATCCGTCTGGTGGCGGTATCACGAAGTATTCAGATTTCTTATGGTTCCATTTAGATAAACCGGATATTTGGATTACAATCATTGCGGGTGTACTTTACTTCATCCAAGCATATGTGTCAAGTTTTAATATGCCTCAAGAACAACGTCAAATGGGTTATATGATGATGATTATCTCACCCATTATGATTGTGTGGATTTCATTCAGCTCTGCGGCGGCGTTAGGTTTATATTGGTTAGTATCGGCGGCATTCCTTGTAGTTCAAACTTATATTGCTAATGTCGTATATGGTAAAAAAGCAAAAGAAGAAGTTGCGCCATTAATTAAAAAGTTTGAAGCAGAAAAAAATGGCAACAAAACAGGTAAGAACACACAAGTCGTGAGTAAAAAGAATAAAAAGAAATAG
- a CDS encoding cation transporter, which produces MAKHIIEVEGMTCSHCKAAVEGAVKENEQVTHVEAFPAENRVEVEVNEESALADVKQRIYDQGYDVVSSFSMN; this is translated from the coding sequence ATGGCAAAACACATCATTGAAGTAGAAGGTATGACATGTTCACATTGTAAAGCAGCAGTTGAAGGTGCAGTAAAAGAAAATGAACAAGTGACACATGTAGAGGCATTCCCTGCTGAAAATAGAGTAGAAGTGGAAGTCAATGAAGAAAGTGCATTAGCAGATGTGAAGCAACGTATTTACGATCAAGGATATGACGTTGTATCATCATTCAGTATGAATTAG
- the tenA gene encoding thiaminase II: MRFSEQIKQEAQPMIEQIYQDGFIQGMLKGNIATEAVKHYLRADSRYLNEFAKIYALLIPKVDTKDEIQFLTEQIQFASSGEVEAHHILADYIGEDYQSIIQQGDWYPSADHYIKHMYYNAYAFDNVAYTLAAMAPCPYVYQQIGKMAIENHHFEADHPLKAWFDFYNREMDTLLSYIDRWLDSYAEASSESVQQQLRQNFLQSTVHERNFFNMAYQLEKWEFGGEK; this comes from the coding sequence ATGCGTTTTTCTGAACAAATTAAACAAGAAGCACAACCAATGATTGAACAAATTTATCAAGATGGTTTTATACAAGGCATGCTTAAAGGGAATATTGCTACAGAAGCAGTTAAACATTATTTACGCGCAGATTCACGTTATTTAAATGAATTTGCTAAAATATATGCGCTGCTTATACCTAAAGTGGATACGAAAGATGAGATTCAATTTTTAACAGAACAAATTCAGTTTGCGAGTTCTGGAGAGGTAGAGGCCCATCATATTTTAGCGGACTATATCGGTGAAGATTATCAAAGCATCATTCAACAAGGGGATTGGTATCCATCTGCCGACCATTATATTAAACATATGTATTATAACGCGTATGCTTTTGACAATGTTGCTTATACGCTTGCTGCAATGGCACCGTGTCCTTATGTGTATCAACAAATAGGTAAAATGGCGATTGAAAATCATCACTTTGAAGCCGATCATCCATTAAAAGCATGGTTCGATTTTTACAATAGAGAAATGGATACGCTGTTGTCCTATATTGATCGTTGGCTTGACTCATATGCAGAAGCGAGTTCCGAAAGTGTTCAACAACAATTGAGACAAAACTTTCTACAAAGCACGGTTCATGAACGAAACTTTTTCAATATGGCTTATCAACTTGAAAAATGGGAATTTGGAGGAGAGAAATGA
- a CDS encoding HD domain-containing protein, whose protein sequence is MKQHPIQAAEKYMRKAHQHDSSGHDIAHVLRVRNLAVEIAHHYPSADHYHIEMASLLHDTVDDKLADPQSARQTLLAFLDEQGVSSIDQEAIFYIIDHMRFRKTKAVGTLKTIEAQIVQDADRLDAIGAIGIARTFQFAGHFNEPMWTGTHCLTEMQQLSDIDSVPPSAIKHFFEKLLKLKDLMNTPVAIDMAQQRHNFLEQFLQQFFDEWDIENRTH, encoded by the coding sequence ATGAAACAACACCCTATCCAAGCAGCAGAAAAATATATGAGAAAGGCACATCAGCATGATAGCAGCGGACATGACATCGCGCATGTGTTACGTGTTAGAAATCTCGCCGTTGAAATCGCACATCATTATCCGTCAGCTGACCATTACCATATCGAAATGGCATCTCTCCTTCATGACACTGTTGATGACAAATTAGCAGACCCCCAAAGTGCCCGTCAAACATTGTTGGCATTTTTAGACGAACAAGGGGTGTCATCGATTGATCAAGAAGCCATTTTTTACATTATCGACCATATGCGCTTTCGAAAAACTAAAGCAGTGGGCACACTCAAAACAATTGAAGCACAAATTGTCCAAGATGCTGACAGACTCGATGCAATCGGTGCTATTGGCATTGCACGTACATTCCAATTTGCTGGTCACTTTAATGAGCCAATGTGGACCGGCACACACTGTTTAACCGAAATGCAACAACTGTCAGATATAGACTCGGTACCACCATCAGCAATCAAACACTTCTTTGAAAAGTTACTCAAATTAAAAGATTTAATGAATACACCTGTGGCCATAGACATGGCGCAACAACGTCATAACTTTTTAGAGCAGTTCTTACAACAGTTCTTCGATGAGTGGGACATTGAAAATAGAACACATTAA
- the thiM gene encoding hydroxyethylthiazole kinase, whose translation MNYLAEVRKQQPLVVCYTNDVVKNFTANGLLSMGASPAMSEAPEEAEDFFKVTQGLLINIGTLTARNSEDMLAIAKTANQMGVPIVFDPVAVGASQFRKDFCQRFLEEIDVSVIKGNASEMMTLVDTATTMKGTDSASDIDVVSIAHQAYEKYQTAIVVSGKDDVILQDGKVVILSNGSPLLTKITGAGCLLGAVVASFLLGETKPSIDPLIEAVSYYNISAEQAELREGADLPGTFLVAFIDALNQTLAESYLMEIKKREVSENDI comes from the coding sequence ATGAATTATTTAGCAGAAGTCAGAAAGCAACAACCCCTTGTCGTTTGTTATACGAATGATGTCGTTAAAAACTTTACTGCCAACGGTTTGTTGAGTATGGGTGCAAGTCCAGCGATGAGTGAAGCCCCAGAAGAAGCAGAAGATTTTTTCAAAGTAACACAAGGATTATTAATCAATATTGGTACGTTAACAGCGAGAAATAGTGAGGACATGCTAGCTATTGCCAAGACTGCGAATCAAATGGGTGTACCTATCGTTTTTGACCCTGTCGCAGTGGGTGCTTCGCAATTCCGTAAAGATTTTTGTCAACGCTTTTTAGAAGAAATTGATGTGTCTGTCATTAAAGGCAACGCATCGGAAATGATGACATTAGTTGATACAGCGACGACGATGAAAGGTACAGATAGTGCTTCTGATATTGATGTTGTCAGCATTGCACATCAAGCTTACGAAAAGTATCAAACCGCTATTGTCGTCTCAGGTAAAGATGATGTCATTTTACAAGATGGGAAAGTGGTCATCTTATCAAATGGTTCTCCGTTGTTGACAAAAATTACAGGAGCTGGTTGTTTATTAGGCGCAGTGGTTGCCAGTTTTCTATTAGGTGAAACAAAGCCATCTATCGACCCACTCATTGAAGCCGTTTCATACTATAACATTTCAGCAGAACAAGCTGAATTACGTGAGGGTGCAGATTTACCAGGTACATTTTTAGTCGCTTTTATCGATGCATTAAATCAAACATTAGCTGAGTCCTATTTAATGGAGATTAAAAAGAGAGAAGTGAGTGAAAATGACATTTAA
- the cls gene encoding cardiolipin synthase: MPEVFYAIFYNQNVLINYLLVGAFLLNLIFIFTIIFMERRSASSIWAWIFVLGLFPLIGFILYLLFGRQIQRKTIFKLEQRDRIGLDSIVNEQLTALKNGEFEVDNPHIQNYSRMIQMLLYNNSAYYTNNNEIELLTDGKQKFNRLKEDIRQAEKYVHIQYYIFRHDTLGKSLLNLLEEKLEQGVEVKMLYDDMGSRALTLRDFKRFKQKGGHVESFFPSKLPLINLRMNNRNHRKIVIIDGQIGYVGGFNVGNEYLGLSKKFGYWRDTHLRIQGNAVSALQLRFILDWNSQSHRDNITYSSQYFPKPKQTNNGNIGVQIASSGPDEFWEQVKYGYLKMISMAKNDIYIQTPYFVPDEAFMDALKIAALGGVNVNIMIPSKPDHPFVYWATFKNVASLIEAGARVYLYDNGFLHAKTLTIDDEITSVGTTNMDNRSFTLNFEVNAFVYNEKLAREVRESFEEDLKVCSELTKERYAQRSLWIKFKESVSQLLSPIL; the protein is encoded by the coding sequence ATGCCAGAGGTTTTTTATGCGATTTTTTACAATCAAAATGTACTCATCAACTACTTATTAGTCGGTGCATTTTTATTAAATTTAATCTTCATCTTTACCATTATTTTTATGGAAAGAAGAAGTGCGAGTTCTATATGGGCTTGGATTTTTGTATTGGGATTATTCCCGCTTATTGGCTTTATATTATATTTATTATTTGGTAGACAAATACAACGAAAAACTATTTTTAAACTCGAACAACGAGATCGTATCGGATTAGACTCTATCGTCAATGAACAACTCACTGCTCTTAAAAATGGCGAGTTTGAAGTTGACAACCCTCATATTCAAAACTATAGCCGTATGATTCAAATGTTGCTTTATAATAATTCAGCATACTATACAAACAATAATGAAATTGAATTACTCACAGACGGCAAGCAAAAGTTTAATCGTTTAAAAGAAGATATTCGCCAAGCGGAAAAATATGTTCATATTCAATATTATATTTTTCGCCATGATACCCTTGGTAAAAGTTTGTTAAATCTATTAGAAGAAAAACTTGAACAAGGTGTCGAAGTGAAAATGTTATATGATGATATGGGCTCTCGTGCATTAACATTGCGTGATTTTAAACGCTTTAAGCAAAAAGGCGGTCATGTAGAATCTTTCTTCCCTTCTAAGTTACCGCTTATCAATTTACGTATGAACAATCGTAATCACCGAAAAATCGTCATTATAGACGGTCAAATTGGTTACGTTGGCGGCTTTAATGTAGGTAATGAATATCTCGGTTTATCTAAAAAGTTTGGATATTGGCGTGATACACATCTACGTATTCAAGGTAATGCTGTAAGCGCGTTACAGTTACGTTTCATTTTAGATTGGAACTCTCAATCGCACCGCGACAACATTACATATAGTAGCCAGTATTTTCCAAAACCTAAACAAACGAACAATGGAAATATAGGGGTACAAATTGCCTCAAGTGGTCCCGATGAATTTTGGGAACAAGTGAAATACGGATATTTAAAAATGATTTCGATGGCAAAAAATGATATTTATATTCAAACACCTTATTTTGTACCTGATGAAGCGTTTATGGATGCGCTCAAAATTGCTGCTTTAGGTGGCGTCAATGTCAACATTATGATTCCATCTAAACCTGATCACCCATTCGTTTACTGGGCCACATTCAAGAACGTAGCCAGTTTAATCGAAGCCGGCGCACGTGTTTATCTTTATGATAACGGCTTTTTACATGCGAAAACATTAACTATTGATGATGAAATTACGAGTGTAGGTACAACAAATATGGATAATCGTAGCTTTACTTTGAATTTTGAAGTGAATGCATTTGTATATAATGAAAAATTAGCGAGAGAAGTACGCGAAAGTTTTGAAGAAGATTTAAAAGTATGTAGCGAATTGACGAAAGAACGCTATGCACAACGTAGCTTATGGATTAAATTTAAAGAATCCGTCAGTCAGCTGCTCTCCCCTATTTTATAA
- the thiE gene encoding thiamine phosphate synthase, with protein sequence MTFNRKQLRVYFIAGTQDVKQGSLDGILKEALEAGITMYQFREKGPSSLQGEEKTAMAVRLRDLCRHYHVPFIVNDDVDLAIEVDADGIHVGQEDAKVQSFQHLLEDKIIGLSVGSFEEYDQSDLTNVDYIGVGPVYETSSKLDASKPGGIRLIRRMREYDENIPMVAIGGITEENVAPLLKNGADGIATISSITHSTDIEKSVKRYLQYFK encoded by the coding sequence ATGACATTTAATCGAAAACAGTTACGTGTGTATTTTATTGCAGGTACACAAGATGTTAAACAAGGTAGCTTAGATGGCATTTTAAAAGAAGCGTTAGAAGCGGGTATTACGATGTATCAATTTCGTGAAAAAGGCCCTTCATCTTTACAAGGTGAGGAGAAAACAGCAATGGCCGTTCGTTTAAGAGATTTGTGTCGCCATTATCACGTGCCATTCATTGTCAATGATGATGTTGACTTAGCTATTGAAGTCGATGCGGATGGGATACATGTCGGCCAAGAAGATGCGAAAGTACAGTCATTTCAACATTTATTAGAAGATAAAATTATCGGTCTCAGCGTCGGTAGTTTTGAAGAATACGATCAATCTGACCTCACAAACGTCGATTATATTGGTGTTGGACCTGTTTATGAAACAAGTTCTAAGCTTGATGCAAGTAAACCAGGTGGCATCCGTTTAATTCGACGTATGAGAGAATATGATGAAAATATTCCGATGGTCGCTATTGGTGGGATTACAGAAGAAAATGTTGCACCGCTTCTTAAAAACGGAGCTGATGGCATTGCGACGATTTCTTCAATTACACATAGTACAGATATTGAAAAATCTGTGAAACGTTACTTGCAATATTTTAAATAA
- a CDS encoding heavy metal translocating P-type ATPase, which yields MTQEETFKIAGMTCAACSARIERVLQREAGIDQMNVNLVMENGTVKYDPSQITIEEIYERVAKIGYEAFPMETKDETAKRKNDELKRQKAKFIISLILALPLLYTMFGHFSFLSFIPVPDLLMNGWFQFILATPIQFVLGWQFYIGAYKSLKSKSANMDVLVAMGTSAAYFYSIYLMLTHIGHSGHVPLYFETSAVLITLILLGKYFEMRAKGHASDAMSKLAALQVKDAEVERDGQTEMIAIDDVRVGDIVWVRSGQQIPLDGQVIEGSTTVNEAMLTGESMPVEKNIGDTVIGSTINQTNFIKLQVTHVGEDLVLNQIIKVVEEAQNDKPQIQRLADKISNIFVPTVVVLALLSFIVWFFVVTPFQFTAAFEIFIAVIVIACPCALGLATPTSIMVGSGRAAESGILFKTAEALEQAQHVDTIVFDKTGTITNGEPKVVHVYHQTEETNIGTYIKSLEMQSEHPLSKALVNYYNDEAVLTVLHYETHAGSGISGVIDDKRVRIGSMRFVTNNGLTEVQRDRIHTLAEQGATVVGMTMNDTLVAIIGVRDEPKAEAKAVVQTLNKDYDLVMLSGDSEQTAQAIGRELGFTRVIAEVKPDEKSKVVTELQNEGKRVMMVGDGINDAPALMKSDIGVAMGSGSDIALESANIALVRNHLGGIAEALKLSRLTIKNIKQNLFFAFCYNLIGIPIAAAGFLAPWLAGTAMAFSSVSVVLNALRLKNAKK from the coding sequence ATGACTCAAGAAGAAACTTTCAAAATTGCAGGTATGACATGTGCTGCCTGTTCAGCACGTATCGAACGTGTGCTCCAACGTGAAGCGGGAATTGACCAAATGAATGTCAACTTAGTCATGGAAAATGGGACAGTGAAGTATGACCCTAGCCAGATTACGATTGAAGAGATTTATGAACGTGTCGCTAAAATCGGTTATGAAGCTTTTCCAATGGAGACGAAAGATGAAACAGCTAAAAGAAAAAATGATGAATTGAAGCGACAAAAAGCGAAATTCATTATTTCATTAATTTTAGCATTACCATTACTGTATACGATGTTCGGACATTTTTCATTTTTAAGTTTTATTCCAGTTCCAGATCTTTTAATGAACGGCTGGTTTCAATTTATTTTAGCAACGCCGATTCAATTTGTACTCGGTTGGCAGTTTTATATCGGTGCGTATAAATCTTTAAAAAGTAAAAGTGCGAACATGGACGTCCTCGTTGCGATGGGAACATCAGCGGCTTACTTTTACAGTATTTATTTAATGTTAACGCATATCGGACATAGCGGTCATGTGCCACTCTATTTTGAAACGAGTGCGGTATTAATTACACTCATTTTATTAGGTAAATATTTCGAAATGCGTGCAAAAGGGCATGCAAGTGATGCGATGAGTAAACTGGCTGCATTACAAGTGAAAGATGCGGAAGTGGAACGTGATGGTCAGACTGAAATGATTGCGATTGATGATGTCCGTGTTGGTGATATTGTATGGGTAAGAAGCGGTCAACAAATCCCGCTAGACGGTCAAGTGATTGAAGGCTCCACTACGGTAAATGAAGCGATGTTGACAGGCGAAAGTATGCCTGTTGAAAAAAATATCGGCGACACTGTCATTGGGAGTACGATCAACCAAACAAATTTTATTAAACTTCAAGTGACACATGTTGGTGAAGACTTAGTATTGAATCAAATTATTAAAGTCGTTGAAGAAGCGCAAAATGATAAACCACAAATTCAACGGTTAGCGGATAAAATTTCAAATATTTTCGTACCGACTGTCGTTGTGCTTGCATTACTGTCATTTATCGTATGGTTTTTCGTTGTAACACCATTTCAGTTTACAGCAGCATTTGAGATTTTCATCGCTGTCATCGTCATTGCCTGTCCTTGTGCTTTAGGACTTGCGACACCGACTTCGATTATGGTCGGGTCAGGTCGTGCAGCGGAATCTGGTATTTTATTTAAAACAGCAGAAGCACTTGAACAAGCCCAACACGTCGATACGATTGTCTTTGATAAAACTGGTACGATTACGAATGGTGAGCCTAAAGTCGTGCATGTGTATCATCAGACGGAAGAAACAAATATTGGGACTTATATTAAAAGTTTGGAAATGCAATCTGAGCATCCACTTTCTAAAGCATTAGTCAATTATTATAATGACGAAGCGGTTCTCACTGTTTTGCACTATGAGACACATGCAGGGAGTGGTATTTCAGGTGTGATTGACGACAAGCGTGTTCGTATTGGCTCAATGCGTTTCGTTACAAATAATGGCTTAACAGAAGTACAACGCGATAGAATTCACACGTTGGCAGAACAAGGTGCAACAGTTGTTGGAATGACAATGAATGATACACTTGTCGCAATCATTGGTGTGAGAGATGAACCAAAAGCAGAAGCGAAAGCAGTCGTTCAAACGTTAAACAAAGACTACGACTTAGTGATGTTGAGTGGAGATAGTGAACAGACGGCGCAAGCAATCGGTCGTGAACTCGGCTTTACACGTGTTATTGCAGAAGTGAAACCAGATGAAAAATCTAAAGTCGTTACAGAACTACAAAACGAAGGTAAACGTGTCATGATGGTCGGCGATGGCATTAATGATGCGCCGGCGTTAATGAAAAGTGATATCGGCGTCGCAATGGGTTCAGGTTCTGATATCGCATTAGAATCAGCAAACATTGCGCTCGTACGTAATCATTTAGGTGGTATTGCAGAAGCACTTAAACTCAGTCGCTTAACGATTAAGAATATTAAACAAAACTTATTTTTCGCATTTTGCTATAACTTGATTGGTATCCCTATTGCTGCAGCAGGCTTTTTAGCGCCTTGGCTTGCAGGTACAGCGATGGCGTTTAGTTCAGTTTCAGTTGTATTAAATGCATTACGATTAAAAAATGCGAAAAAATAA
- the csoZ gene encoding putative copper chaperone CsoZ, which translates to MENGYVKVTQLTTEEQQQQLSDRLLRLIGVESVDIDLTTQQIALTYDTPANLNTIEKEIYDAGFPVIQSHKGV; encoded by the coding sequence ATGGAAAATGGTTATGTTAAAGTAACACAACTGACAACTGAAGAACAGCAACAACAGCTATCTGATCGTTTGCTTCGTTTAATTGGCGTTGAGTCAGTTGATATCGATTTGACGACACAACAAATTGCATTGACTTACGACACGCCAGCAAATTTGAACACGATAGAAAAAGAAATTTATGATGCAGGATTTCCTGTTATCCAATCACATAAAGGAGTGTAA
- a CDS encoding YwpF-like family protein produces MKTFKAVRFQIVSENSSVAEYELLDGVIINKENSGTGWVLEIVISDIHQEQMQAYMEAEALLDIRVVITRPSNDPALFDATIKHITPLNGSISVVFECHIYTLRQVYAENLLEQLVNEGMQGQELITTFNRMMKSKPRLKDERQ; encoded by the coding sequence ATGAAGACGTTTAAAGCTGTTCGTTTTCAGATCGTTTCTGAAAATAGTAGCGTGGCTGAATATGAACTTCTAGACGGTGTAATTATTAATAAAGAAAATAGTGGTACGGGTTGGGTGTTAGAAATAGTTATTTCAGATATACATCAAGAACAGATGCAAGCGTACATGGAGGCAGAAGCACTTTTAGATATTCGTGTCGTTATTACGCGACCGTCTAATGATCCTGCGCTGTTTGATGCGACAATCAAGCACATTACACCTTTAAATGGCAGTATTTCAGTTGTATTTGAGTGTCATATTTATACATTGCGACAAGTTTATGCGGAAAATTTATTAGAACAACTTGTCAATGAAGGCATGCAAGGTCAAGAGCTCATCACAACGTTCAATCGCATGATGAAATCTAAACCACGTCTTAAAGATGA